In Rhodothermales bacterium, the sequence CCTCGTGTCTCCCTATCCACCGCGCTTAACGTCAGTCAGTAAAAAGCCGGCTATACATCGTAAAGACACGACACCTCGTGTCTCCCTATCCACAGCGCTTAACGTCAGTCAGTAAAAATCCGGCTAAACATCGTAAAGACACGACACCTCGTGTCTCCCGATCCACAGCGCGTAACGTCAGAACGAGTGAACGGCCTATGGCAGAAGTAACCTCGACCTATACCGGCGCGGACATTCAGGTGCTGGAGGGGTTGGAGCCCGTCCGGAAGCGGCCGGGCATGTATATAGGCGGCACAGGGAAAGCCGGCCTGCACCATCTCGTATGGGAGATCGTCGATAACGCGGTCGACGAGGCGACCAATGGCTTTGCGACGCTCATCGAAGTCACCCTGCACGACGATGGGAAAAGCGTGTCAGTGGCGGACAACGGCCGCGGCATCCCGGTGGACATCCACCCAAAAAAGAAAGTCCCCACGCTTGAAGTCATCCTGACGACCCTGCACGCCGGAGGGAAGTTCGACGGCAAAAGCTACATCACGTCAGGCGGGCTACACGGCGTGGGCTCGTCCGTCGTGAATGCGTTGTCCGAAGAACTCGTAGCCACCATCAAGCGCGACGGCCGGCAGCACACACAAACCTATCGGCGCGGCGTGCCGGTCACGAAGCTCAAGACGCTCGACGGCGTCGTCCGCGGAACCGGCACCACGATTTTCTTCCGACCGGACACGGACATCTTCGAGTCGATCGAATTCGATCCGCAGTGGATCGGCGAACAGCTCGAAATCAAAACCTACCTCAACAGCAACCTCAAGATCGTCTTCAAGGACGAGGTCAACCGTAAACGGTTCGATTTTCACCACGAAGGCGGCATCGCGGAATACCTCCAGAAGGTAGTCAAGGACGAAGGCGCGCGCGTCGTACATGCGGACGCACTTTTCATCAAGCAGGATGAACTCGTTGGGGGGCAACGCGCCGAGGTCTCGCTCCAATGGACCGAGGCGCCGAAAGAGCGGATCGACGCGTTCGTCAACGGCATCCCGACCCGCGACGGCGGAACACACGTGCAGGGCCTGAAGGACGCCGTACGCAGCGCCGTGCGCGCCTACATGGAGACGCACGATTTGCTTCCCAAAAAGCTCGAGCTCACGGCCGACGACATCCGAGAAGGAATGTTGGCGGTCATCAACCTCTTCATGGTCGAGCCCCAGTTTCAGGGGCAAACGAAAGACAAGCTCAACAACCCCGGGGCGCGGCAGCTGCTCATGAACGCCGTGCGCCTCGAGCTCGAGCAGTATCTCAACGGCCATCCCACCACGGGGGAAGCCATCGCCGCGCGCGTTATCCAGGCCGCCAAGGCCCGTCTCGCCAGCCGCGCCGCCGCCAGTAACGTGCGGAGCAAAACCAGCCTATCGCAACGCCTCACGCTGCCCGGCAAATTGGCGGATTGCTCGAGCTCGGAGGCCTCGGATAGCGAGTTGTTTATCGTCGAAGGGGACTCCGCCGGCGGCTCCGCCAAGCAGGGACGCGACCGCAAAACGCAGGCGGTGCTCCCGCTCCGCGGCAAGGTCCTCAATGCCGAACAGGCCACGCTCAGCAAAGTCATCGAAAACAAAGAGCTATCGAACATCGTCCAGGCCCTGGGCTGTGGCATCGGGGATAAGCTGGATATCGCCCGGCTCCGCTACCATAAAATCATCCTGCTGATGGACGCCGACTCCGACGGCCACCACATCGCCACGCTCCTGCTCACGTTTTTTTATCGCTACATGCGGCCGCTCATCGAGGAAGGGTACGTCTACATCGCCCAGCCGCCACTCTTCCGGCTTGAAGCCGGGAAGGAGACCTACTGGGCGCTCGATGAGGCGGACCGCGAGCGGATCACGAAGAAGATTAAAGCCGGCCGGAAAAACATCAACATCGAGATCCAGCGTTTTAAAGGTCTTGGCGAGATGATGCCCAAAACACTGCACGAAACTACCCTCGACCCCGAAAAACGCCGGCTCCTGCAGGTGACGATTCCGGACGGAGAACGCGTGGCGACCGAAAATACGATCACTGACCTGATGGGTAAGGACGCCGGCGCCCGGTACACATTTATCATGGAACACGCCGGCGAAGTCGACGAACTCGACGTTTGATACACCCCCGTAGCCCCCCTTAGTTATGCCCGATCACCCCCTCGAAACCCACCACCGCTGGGCCGACCTGCCGGCCGAAGCGCTCACGCCGTTCCTCTCGCGCAAGATGATGCACGGCGACCGCCTCATGCTGGCGCACATCGACATGAAAAAAGGAGCGGTGGTGCCCACGCACCGCCACGAGAACGAGCAGTTTAGTTACATCCTTTCCGGCGCGCTTCGGTTTTCGGTAGGCGATGAAGGTCGGGAGGTGATCGTGCGCGCCGGCGAGGTCCTGTACCTGCCCTCCAACCTGCCGCATGGCGCCGTCGCACTCGAGGACTCGCTAAGCCTCGACGTGTTCAGTCCGCCCCGGCAGGACTGGATCGACGGGACCGACGCCTACCTGCGCACGCAAAAATGAATGACTCCGGTTGGATTTTCACTTGAGGATGCGCACATTACCCGCGCCCCGATCACCGATTCCATCATCTCCATGCGTAGACGAGACTTTATCCTGCTGAACGCGACGGGTCTGGCTGCAGCCTGCCTTGCAACGCCGGCTGTCTGGGCGGCCCCTTCGGCCTATGCTCGCCCCGGATTACTCGATCTCTTCCGAGACGACGAGCAGGTGCGCCAGATCGGCCGCCGCTACATCGAACAACACCCCGCCGAGGCCCATACGGACGCGCTAGAACATCGGCTCGCCCAGACGCTTCGCGGAGCACGGAACGTCGAATCGTGCATCCGAAACGAATTCGCCCA encodes:
- a CDS encoding cupin domain-containing protein; translation: MPDHPLETHHRWADLPAEALTPFLSRKMMHGDRLMLAHIDMKKGAVVPTHRHENEQFSYILSGALRFSVGDEGREVIVRAGEVLYLPSNLPHGAVALEDSLSLDVFSPPRQDWIDGTDAYLRTQK
- a CDS encoding DNA topoisomerase IV subunit B, which codes for MAEVTSTYTGADIQVLEGLEPVRKRPGMYIGGTGKAGLHHLVWEIVDNAVDEATNGFATLIEVTLHDDGKSVSVADNGRGIPVDIHPKKKVPTLEVILTTLHAGGKFDGKSYITSGGLHGVGSSVVNALSEELVATIKRDGRQHTQTYRRGVPVTKLKTLDGVVRGTGTTIFFRPDTDIFESIEFDPQWIGEQLEIKTYLNSNLKIVFKDEVNRKRFDFHHEGGIAEYLQKVVKDEGARVVHADALFIKQDELVGGQRAEVSLQWTEAPKERIDAFVNGIPTRDGGTHVQGLKDAVRSAVRAYMETHDLLPKKLELTADDIREGMLAVINLFMVEPQFQGQTKDKLNNPGARQLLMNAVRLELEQYLNGHPTTGEAIAARVIQAAKARLASRAAASNVRSKTSLSQRLTLPGKLADCSSSEASDSELFIVEGDSAGGSAKQGRDRKTQAVLPLRGKVLNAEQATLSKVIENKELSNIVQALGCGIGDKLDIARLRYHKIILLMDADSDGHHIATLLLTFFYRYMRPLIEEGYVYIAQPPLFRLEAGKETYWALDEADRERITKKIKAGRKNINIEIQRFKGLGEMMPKTLHETTLDPEKRRLLQVTIPDGERVATENTITDLMGKDAGARYTFIMEHAGEVDELDV